The following proteins come from a genomic window of Edaphobacter sp. 4G125:
- the rplC gene encoding 50S ribosomal protein L3 translates to MAVTGILGKKIGMTQMFDEKGDVHPVTVLKAGPCVVTQLKTLAKDGYDAAQIGYVDFVKASKVNKAMTGHFAKSNVPPVRVLKEVAIDTPAAVENGEPSEGVKAGDRILVDIFSDDKFVDVIGTSKGRGFAGVIRRHNFGGGPKSHGHMFQVQGSIGASSFPSRVFPGQRMPGHMGHDQVTVRNLRIRGIDLDENLLMVEGAVPGPRDGYVLISKAKAPPRERRGFGGAGTIDPLKASKKASAKKK, encoded by the coding sequence ATGGCAGTAACAGGAATTCTCGGTAAGAAGATCGGCATGACCCAGATGTTCGATGAGAAGGGTGATGTTCATCCGGTCACCGTGTTGAAGGCGGGTCCTTGCGTTGTGACGCAGCTCAAAACTCTGGCGAAGGACGGCTATGACGCCGCCCAGATTGGTTACGTCGATTTCGTGAAGGCTTCCAAGGTGAATAAGGCCATGACCGGTCACTTTGCCAAGTCGAATGTGCCTCCGGTTCGCGTTCTCAAGGAAGTTGCGATCGATACTCCTGCGGCTGTCGAAAATGGTGAACCGTCTGAAGGTGTTAAGGCTGGTGATCGCATCCTGGTCGATATTTTTTCGGATGACAAGTTTGTCGATGTGATTGGAACTTCGAAGGGGCGCGGTTTTGCCGGCGTTATTCGTCGCCACAACTTCGGCGGCGGTCCCAAGTCGCACGGCCACATGTTCCAGGTACAGGGCTCGATTGGCGCATCATCGTTTCCCTCGCGTGTTTTCCCTGGTCAACGTATGCCAGGACACATGGGCCACGATCAAGTTACTGTTCGCAACCTTCGCATCCGCGGAATCGACTTGGACGAGAACCTTCTGATGGTGGAAGGAGCAGTTCCGGGACCTCGCGATGGTTATGTCCTGATCTCGAAGGCGAAGGCTCCTCCGCGCGAGCGCCGTGGCTTCGGTGGTGCGGGAACGATTGATCCCCTGAAGGCTTCGAAGAAGGCTTCTGCGAAGAAGAAATAG
- the rpsJ gene encoding 30S ribosomal protein S10 has protein sequence MAGQRIRIRLKAYDYRVLDTSTGEIVETAKRTGAQVAGPIPLPTMKNKYCVLRSPHVDKKSREAFEIRTHKRLIDILEPTQQTVDALMKLDLPAGVDVEIKTVAK, from the coding sequence ATGGCAGGACAGAGAATCAGGATTCGCTTAAAGGCTTATGACTACCGCGTGCTCGACACCTCAACGGGCGAGATTGTAGAGACGGCAAAGCGCACGGGTGCGCAGGTGGCGGGGCCGATTCCTTTGCCAACGATGAAGAACAAGTATTGCGTTCTGCGTTCGCCCCACGTCGACAAGAAGTCTCGCGAGGCCTTCGAGATTCGAACGCACAAGCGCCTGATCGACATTCTCGAGCCCACCCAGCAGACGGTGGACGCCCTAATGAAGCTTGATCTTCCGGCTGGCGTAGACGTTGAGATTAAGACGGTTGCAAAGTAA
- the fusA gene encoding elongation factor G, whose translation MARTTPLNRCRNIGIMAHIDAGKTTTTERILFYTGITHRIGEVHEGTATMDWMEQEQERGITITSAATTCTWKNHRINIIDTPGHVDFTAEVERSLRVLDGAVACFDAVAGVQPQSETVWRQATKYKVPRICFINKMDKAGADAVYATSTIVDRLGARAVPINIQIGAESKFAGVVDLVIMKAILWHDETMGAQYSVEEIPADLVEKAKEARHFLIEAVSEHDDDLMHLYLEGQEPTVEQLKAGIRKATIGMHIFPVLCGSSFKNKGVQTLLDAVVDYLPSPIDIPPIVGSNPDNMDEKIVRKTDDNEPLAALGFKIMTDPFVGQLIFIRVYSGTLKTGDSVLNPRTGKTERVGRLLKMHANKREEITEILAGDICAAVGLKNLITGDTICTEKSPVVLESIDFPAPVIELAVEPKTKADQEKMGLALAKLAQEDPTFRVHTDPDSGQTIIAGMGELHLEIIVDRMMREYKVEANVGKPQVAYRETIRGNAEAEGKYIRQTGGSGNYGHAKIRISPNEPGKGYEFSNDIKGGVIPKEYIKPIDQGIQDAMTRGVLAGYEMVDIKVSLYDGSYHDVDSNEMAFKIAGSMAFKEAARKAKPVLLEPVMDVEVTVPEEYMGTIIGDLNSRRGRIEGMEMVGGTQAIRAAVPLSTMFGYATHMRSSTQGRANYSMQFKQYEEAPKSVSEEIIAKVQGKEAKV comes from the coding sequence GTGGCACGCACTACACCTCTAAATCGTTGCCGAAATATCGGGATCATGGCGCACATCGACGCCGGCAAGACGACGACGACCGAGCGCATTCTCTTCTATACGGGCATTACGCACCGTATTGGTGAAGTGCACGAGGGCACTGCGACCATGGACTGGATGGAGCAGGAGCAGGAGCGTGGTATCACGATTACCTCTGCTGCGACCACCTGCACCTGGAAGAATCACCGTATCAACATCATTGATACTCCCGGTCACGTAGACTTTACGGCTGAGGTGGAGCGCTCGCTTCGTGTACTCGATGGTGCGGTTGCCTGTTTCGATGCCGTTGCCGGTGTGCAGCCGCAGTCAGAGACGGTGTGGCGTCAGGCTACGAAGTACAAGGTTCCCCGTATCTGCTTCATCAATAAGATGGACAAGGCGGGTGCTGATGCGGTCTATGCGACCTCGACGATCGTCGATCGTCTGGGCGCGCGTGCCGTGCCGATCAATATCCAGATTGGCGCGGAGTCGAAGTTTGCCGGTGTGGTTGATCTCGTCATCATGAAGGCCATTCTGTGGCACGACGAGACGATGGGCGCGCAGTATTCCGTGGAAGAGATTCCGGCTGATCTGGTGGAGAAGGCTAAAGAGGCCCGCCACTTCCTGATCGAGGCCGTCTCCGAGCATGACGATGACCTGATGCACCTTTACCTCGAGGGGCAGGAACCGACGGTAGAGCAGCTCAAGGCTGGTATCCGCAAGGCGACCATTGGGATGCATATTTTCCCGGTCCTCTGCGGTTCGTCCTTCAAGAACAAGGGTGTGCAGACACTGCTCGATGCTGTGGTGGATTATCTGCCCAGCCCGATCGACATTCCTCCGATTGTTGGTTCCAATCCCGACAATATGGACGAAAAGATCGTTCGCAAGACTGATGATAATGAGCCGCTCGCGGCGCTCGGATTCAAAATTATGACGGATCCGTTCGTGGGCCAGCTGATCTTTATTCGTGTCTATTCGGGCACGTTGAAGACTGGTGACTCGGTTCTGAATCCGCGTACCGGCAAGACGGAGCGTGTCGGCCGCCTGTTGAAGATGCACGCCAATAAGCGTGAAGAGATTACGGAGATTCTCGCTGGCGATATCTGCGCCGCGGTGGGCCTGAAGAATCTGATTACGGGCGACACGATCTGCACGGAGAAGTCTCCTGTGGTTCTGGAGTCGATCGATTTCCCGGCGCCGGTTATCGAGCTCGCGGTTGAGCCGAAGACCAAGGCGGATCAGGAGAAGATGGGGCTGGCGCTGGCCAAGCTGGCGCAGGAAGATCCTACCTTCCGTGTGCACACTGATCCTGACTCGGGTCAGACGATCATCGCCGGCATGGGCGAGCTTCATCTTGAAATCATCGTCGACCGCATGATGCGCGAGTACAAGGTTGAGGCCAACGTCGGTAAGCCGCAGGTAGCTTATCGCGAGACGATCCGCGGCAACGCCGAAGCTGAGGGCAAGTACATCCGTCAGACTGGCGGTTCGGGCAACTATGGCCATGCCAAAATTCGTATCTCGCCCAATGAGCCGGGCAAGGGCTACGAGTTCTCGAACGATATCAAGGGTGGCGTGATCCCGAAGGAGTACATCAAGCCGATCGACCAGGGCATTCAGGATGCGATGACGCGTGGCGTGTTGGCTGGCTACGAGATGGTCGACATCAAGGTTTCACTGTATGACGGAAGCTATCACGACGTCGACTCGAACGAAATGGCATTCAAGATTGCCGGTTCGATGGCCTTCAAGGAAGCTGCCCGCAAGGCGAAGCCTGTACTGCTGGAGCCGGTGATGGATGTCGAAGTTACCGTTCCTGAGGAGTATATGGGTACGATCATCGGCGACCTGAATTCCCGTCGTGGCCGTATCGAGGGTATGGAGATGGTGGGCGGAACCCAGGCGATCCGCGCTGCGGTGCCGCTGTCCACGATGTTCGGTTATGCGACGCACATGCGTTCTTCGACGCAGGGTCGTGCGAACTATTCGATGCAGTTCAAGCAGTACGAAGAGGCGCCGAAGTCGGTCTCTGAAGAGATCATCGCCAAGGTGCAGGGCAAGGAAGCCAAGGTTTAG
- the rpsG gene encoding 30S ribosomal protein S7, translating to MPRKGYIAKREVAPDPVYGSTLVTKFVNSMMWGGKKSTAQGIFYESMKNLEQKGGDEALKLFKKAVENVKPLLEVKSRRVGGANYQVPIEVNPERRTSLAIRWLVTYGRARGEKGMVEKLTAELLDAANGRGAAMKKKEDVHRMAEANKAFAHYRW from the coding sequence ATGCCGAGAAAAGGTTATATCGCGAAGCGTGAAGTTGCTCCGGATCCGGTGTACGGGTCGACTCTGGTGACGAAGTTTGTCAACTCGATGATGTGGGGCGGCAAGAAGTCGACTGCTCAAGGGATCTTTTACGAGTCGATGAAGAATCTCGAGCAGAAGGGCGGAGATGAGGCCTTGAAGCTTTTCAAGAAGGCCGTCGAGAATGTGAAGCCTCTGCTTGAAGTGAAGAGCCGCCGTGTTGGTGGCGCGAACTACCAGGTTCCGATCGAAGTGAATCCCGAGCGTCGCACCTCGCTGGCCATCCGTTGGCTGGTGACCTATGGCCGTGCCCGTGGCGAGAAGGGCATGGTCGAGAAGTTGACGGCGGAGCTGCTGGATGCGGCCAACGGCCGTGGTGCGGCGATGAAGAAGAAGGAAGATGTTCACCGCATGGCTGAGGCAAACAAGGCTTTTGCTCATTACCGGTGGTAA
- the rpsL gene encoding 30S ribosomal protein S12 codes for MPTFHQLVKQGRKPTRYKTASPALQGSPQRRGVCTRVYTQTPKKPNSALRKVARVRLTNGIEVTTYIPGIGHNLQEHSIVLIRGGRVKDLPGVRYHVVRGTLDSVGVANRKQSRSKYGAKRPKAAAK; via the coding sequence GTGCCTACGTTTCATCAGCTCGTCAAGCAGGGCCGCAAGCCCACTCGCTATAAGACTGCCAGCCCTGCATTGCAGGGTTCGCCTCAGCGCCGCGGCGTCTGCACCCGCGTTTACACGCAGACCCCCAAGAAGCCGAACTCGGCGCTGCGTAAGGTCGCGCGTGTTCGTCTGACGAATGGGATTGAGGTTACGACCTATATTCCGGGAATCGGCCACAACCTGCAGGAGCACTCGATTGTGCTGATCCGCGGAGGCCGCGTGAAGGACCTGCCGGGTGTCCGTTACCACGTTGTTCGTGGAACGCTCGACTCGGTTGGCGTGGCAAACCGCAAGCAGAGCCGCTCGAAGTATGGCGCCAAGCGTCCGAAGGCTGCTGCTAAATAA
- a CDS encoding S9 family peptidase, whose protein sequence is MKFARIPFTLSILTLSFTSLLPAQGPAKTTDSRIGTLLETLAKTHTPTAASISPDGKTVAWSVRNGQNYEVHLSELSDPSRDQAIRPSADTASCGSDSPAWSPDGQSLAYASTCTSEHNDQPQIFLWSKKTGESRQLTHVTGTIDDIAWSPDGKSIAFLFVENATRAAGALDAMKPWSGVVGEDGVEVQRVYSVDVATKAGSWLTPSTLHVYEFSWAPSSDKIAFVAANPPGENNWWVARLYTQNIARLYEQMSGAGQRTGLFGDHLKSILDTTKISGPLHGLQIAVPRWSPDGNQIAFIGGLMSDQGSTGGDVYLIPSTGGDPKDITPNRAASVAFLHWLTPEVLGISEHVGGSSHITAIDVNSGSDISRVNLTLPESIGSGGLVMSVSASNNQKIALIRSSYEHAPEVWAGPISNLKQITHLNDGLKPLWGKAENVEWTNEGFHVQGWLLYPSNYDPSKKYPLVVSVHGGPSSAVTPRWPGLGYGGVPFSALGYFVFMPNPRGSFGQGEKFTQANIKDFGYGDLRDILAGMDTIEARLPIDKNREGLTGWSYGGFMTMFAVTQTTRFHAAVAGAGISNWKSYYGENSIDQWMIPFFGASVYDDPAVYAKSSAIEFIKKVKTPTLVVVGDRDGECPAPQSFEFSHALRAQGVKTQLVVYPNEGHAFRNPEHRRDVLERALNWFETQMPKDKD, encoded by the coding sequence ATGAAGTTCGCTCGAATTCCCTTCACCCTCTCCATTCTTACCCTCTCCTTTACCAGCCTCCTTCCCGCACAGGGTCCCGCCAAAACCACCGATTCCCGCATCGGCACTCTGCTCGAAACCCTGGCCAAGACTCATACCCCCACCGCGGCCAGCATCTCTCCCGACGGAAAGACCGTCGCCTGGTCGGTGCGGAATGGACAGAACTATGAGGTACACCTGAGCGAACTCTCCGATCCCTCTCGCGATCAGGCTATCCGTCCATCTGCCGATACCGCCTCTTGCGGCAGCGACTCTCCCGCTTGGTCGCCTGATGGCCAATCGCTCGCCTATGCCTCCACTTGTACAAGCGAACACAACGATCAACCCCAGATCTTTCTCTGGTCAAAAAAGACCGGCGAGTCCCGTCAGCTCACCCATGTGACCGGCACGATCGACGATATCGCCTGGTCCCCCGATGGCAAGAGCATCGCCTTCCTCTTTGTTGAAAACGCAACTCGCGCTGCAGGTGCGCTTGACGCTATGAAGCCCTGGTCCGGCGTCGTCGGCGAAGATGGAGTCGAAGTACAGCGCGTCTATAGTGTGGACGTCGCCACAAAAGCCGGAAGCTGGCTCACTCCCTCCACCCTGCATGTCTACGAGTTCTCCTGGGCGCCTTCGTCGGACAAGATAGCCTTCGTTGCCGCGAATCCCCCAGGAGAGAACAATTGGTGGGTCGCCAGGCTATATACGCAAAACATCGCTCGTCTGTACGAACAGATGTCAGGTGCAGGGCAGAGAACAGGTCTCTTCGGCGATCATCTCAAGTCCATCCTCGACACCACCAAAATCTCCGGCCCACTCCACGGCCTTCAGATCGCCGTCCCCCGCTGGTCTCCTGACGGCAACCAGATCGCCTTCATCGGCGGATTAATGTCCGATCAGGGTTCCACTGGCGGCGATGTCTACCTCATTCCTTCCACCGGCGGCGATCCCAAAGACATTACTCCCAACCGCGCCGCCTCCGTGGCCTTCCTTCACTGGCTCACTCCGGAGGTCCTCGGCATCAGCGAGCACGTCGGCGGTTCCAGCCATATCACTGCAATCGATGTAAATTCTGGATCTGACATCTCCAGGGTCAATCTCACCCTGCCTGAGTCCATCGGCTCCGGCGGACTCGTCATGAGCGTCTCGGCCTCCAACAACCAGAAGATCGCGCTTATTCGTAGCTCCTACGAACACGCCCCCGAGGTCTGGGCCGGTCCTATCTCCAATCTCAAGCAGATCACCCATCTCAACGACGGGCTCAAACCTCTCTGGGGCAAAGCCGAAAATGTCGAGTGGACCAATGAAGGCTTTCATGTTCAGGGATGGCTACTCTATCCCTCCAACTACGATCCTTCCAAGAAATACCCCTTAGTCGTCAGCGTGCATGGTGGCCCATCTTCTGCCGTCACGCCTCGCTGGCCGGGCCTTGGCTACGGAGGCGTCCCCTTCTCCGCCCTGGGATATTTCGTCTTCATGCCCAATCCACGAGGCAGCTTCGGCCAGGGCGAAAAATTTACACAGGCAAATATTAAGGACTTCGGCTACGGCGACCTCCGTGACATCCTCGCCGGTATGGATACCATTGAAGCCCGTCTCCCCATCGACAAGAACCGCGAGGGGCTTACCGGCTGGAGCTACGGTGGATTCATGACCATGTTCGCTGTCACCCAGACCACCCGATTCCACGCCGCTGTCGCAGGAGCCGGCATCAGCAACTGGAAGAGCTACTATGGCGAAAACTCCATCGACCAGTGGATGATTCCCTTCTTCGGCGCCTCCGTCTATGACGACCCCGCCGTTTACGCAAAATCTTCTGCTATCGAATTCATTAAGAAGGTGAAAACTCCAACTCTCGTCGTCGTCGGCGACCGCGATGGGGAATGCCCCGCTCCACAAAGTTTTGAATTCTCGCACGCGCTTCGTGCTCAGGGAGTCAAGACTCAGCTCGTTGTCTATCCCAACGAGGGTCACGCCTTCCGGAACCCTGAACACCGTCGGGATGTGCTCGAACGAGCACTCAACTGGTTCGAAACCCAGATGCCGAAAGACAAGGACTAA
- the nusB gene encoding transcription antitermination factor NusB: MGTRRKSRELAMQMLFQGDLGKQSPEQVEKVFWSSRDDVDEDTRAFAEDIYRVAIAKQPEIDKLIEAHAQNWRLERMAVVDRNLIRAAVAEMMGSPNTPAAIVINESLEVARRYAAPESVHFLNGVLDAIARDLLKQRLG; this comes from the coding sequence ATGGGAACACGAAGGAAGTCCCGCGAGCTGGCGATGCAGATGCTGTTCCAGGGCGATTTGGGAAAGCAGAGTCCGGAGCAGGTGGAGAAGGTCTTCTGGAGTTCACGCGATGATGTGGATGAAGATACGAGAGCCTTCGCGGAGGACATCTATCGCGTTGCGATCGCGAAGCAGCCAGAGATCGATAAGTTGATCGAAGCGCACGCGCAAAACTGGCGCCTGGAGCGCATGGCTGTAGTGGATCGCAACCTGATTCGGGCGGCGGTCGCAGAGATGATGGGGAGCCCGAATACCCCGGCAGCGATTGTGATCAATGAGTCGCTGGAAGTAGCGCGGCGGTATGCTGCTCCGGAGAGCGTGCACTTTCTGAACGGAGTGCTGGATGCAATTGCGCGGGACTTGCTGAAGCAGCGGCTAGGGTAG
- the ribH gene encoding 6,7-dimethyl-8-ribityllumazine synthase yields MIKGMTLVREVASAEALDRLNHLLLSLGFEQGKGWQDTEGRGTALLAPLGNLELMTGRAPAVPPILIEVMGLDAVHAAVERWMLANYRSEEVPALLSKPELTHWNSRLFTVKLEDGLVLGFWQSENPLHGKPVALEGDLSSKGMRFAIVVARWNAVITDRLLQGSLDALYRSGSAKADVEIVRVPGAWEVPSAARTLAETKKFDAIVTLACLIRGETAHYEAIYNEVSRGIGQSQQDTGIPHAFGVLTCETLEQALDRAGIKAGNKGFEAAIAAIEMVSIQRKIRAEEGGK; encoded by the coding sequence ATGATCAAAGGAATGACGCTGGTGCGCGAGGTGGCCTCGGCGGAGGCTCTCGACAGGCTGAATCACCTGCTGCTCTCGTTGGGATTTGAGCAGGGCAAGGGCTGGCAGGACACTGAGGGGCGAGGAACTGCGCTGCTGGCTCCACTGGGAAATCTGGAGTTGATGACGGGGCGTGCGCCTGCGGTCCCTCCGATTTTGATTGAAGTGATGGGACTGGATGCGGTCCATGCGGCGGTGGAGCGGTGGATGCTGGCGAACTATCGCAGTGAAGAGGTCCCGGCGTTGCTGAGCAAACCGGAGCTGACGCACTGGAACAGCCGTTTGTTTACGGTAAAGCTGGAGGATGGGCTTGTGCTGGGGTTCTGGCAGTCGGAGAATCCTTTGCACGGAAAGCCGGTAGCACTTGAGGGTGACCTCTCCTCGAAAGGGATGCGGTTTGCCATTGTGGTGGCACGTTGGAATGCGGTGATCACCGACCGATTGCTGCAGGGATCGTTGGATGCGTTATATCGGAGTGGATCGGCCAAAGCCGATGTAGAGATTGTGAGGGTGCCGGGCGCCTGGGAAGTTCCTTCTGCAGCGCGAACGCTGGCGGAGACAAAGAAGTTCGATGCGATTGTGACGCTGGCTTGCCTGATTCGTGGAGAGACGGCTCACTACGAGGCGATCTATAACGAGGTGTCTCGCGGGATTGGACAGTCGCAGCAGGATACCGGGATTCCACATGCCTTTGGCGTGTTGACATGCGAAACGTTGGAACAGGCGCTGGACCGTGCTGGAATCAAGGCAGGGAATAAAGGATTTGAGGCAGCGATTGCTGCGATCGAGATGGTTTCGATTCAGCGAAAGATTCGCGCAGAAGAGGGCGGGAAGTAA
- a CDS encoding YncE family protein: MQIVSRTALALTLLAGSFPVLAQTHWGVEKTMHIGGTGGWDYLTVDAPNHRLFVPRSTHTMVIDADSGKTLGDIPGQKNAHGVALVPQVGRGFITDGGGAIVVFDLKTYGVLGKLASEPDSDGIIYDRASDLVLAVSGDKGVLMTIKPGVDPVNGKIDPPIELGGAPEFLAVDGAGKAYINLEDKNQVAVVDLKARKVIAHWPVAPGGSPVGMSIDTKGKRLFIGCRKPAKMIVMSTETGKVLSDLPIGDGVDATRVYGGQAFASCRDGSLTVVGETAGKFGVVQTVKTASGARTMDVDAMTQKIYLPTAEFEPQAPGATGRPKAKPDSFTIVVVSRQ, from the coding sequence ATGCAGATCGTAAGCAGAACCGCCCTCGCACTCACGTTGCTCGCCGGATCTTTCCCGGTGCTGGCGCAGACACACTGGGGAGTGGAAAAGACCATGCACATCGGTGGAACGGGAGGGTGGGATTACCTCACCGTCGATGCACCCAACCATCGCTTGTTTGTTCCGCGCAGCACCCACACTATGGTGATCGATGCCGACTCCGGCAAGACGCTCGGGGATATTCCAGGTCAGAAGAATGCGCATGGTGTTGCCCTTGTTCCCCAGGTCGGTCGCGGATTTATCACGGACGGTGGCGGCGCCATTGTGGTGTTCGATCTGAAGACCTATGGGGTGTTGGGGAAACTTGCGTCCGAACCTGACTCTGATGGCATTATTTACGACCGTGCCAGCGATCTTGTTCTTGCGGTTTCCGGCGATAAGGGTGTGCTGATGACCATCAAGCCAGGAGTCGATCCGGTGAATGGGAAGATTGATCCTCCGATCGAACTTGGCGGCGCACCTGAGTTTCTTGCGGTGGATGGAGCAGGTAAGGCCTATATCAACCTCGAGGACAAGAACCAGGTTGCAGTGGTCGATCTAAAAGCGAGGAAGGTGATTGCGCACTGGCCTGTGGCACCTGGCGGATCTCCAGTGGGCATGTCGATCGACACCAAGGGCAAGCGCCTCTTCATCGGTTGCCGCAAGCCGGCGAAGATGATCGTGATGAGCACGGAGACGGGCAAGGTTCTATCCGATCTTCCGATCGGGGATGGTGTGGATGCGACGAGGGTTTACGGTGGACAAGCCTTTGCGAGCTGCCGCGATGGGTCGCTGACGGTTGTCGGAGAGACAGCAGGGAAATTTGGTGTTGTGCAGACGGTAAAGACAGCTTCAGGGGCGAGAACGATGGATGTCGATGCGATGACGCAGAAAATCTATCTGCCGACGGCGGAGTTTGAGCCACAGGCTCCTGGTGCAACTGGGCGTCCGAAGGCGAAACCGGATAGCTTCACGATTGTTGTTGTGTCTCGTCAGTAG
- a CDS encoding enoyl-CoA hydratase/isomerase family protein yields MTDHAIISETLLCEIKDQIATVTINRPQVLNALSIQVFTDLEHVFTQLAKDPDVRVILLTGAGEKAFAAGADIKELVETTRITGQSLSRRGHRIFRQIETCGKPVLALINGFALGGGCELALACTLRIAADSAKLGQPEARLGLIPGYGGTQRLPRLIGQSAALKLLLTGERIDAAEALRLGLVDEVVPLAELYLRGQQLASSILAMAPLAVAGCLEAVYKGADRDLDSALGIESRIFGRLSATADKAEGIRAFLEKHTPIWTGK; encoded by the coding sequence ATGACCGATCACGCAATCATCTCCGAAACGCTGCTCTGCGAGATCAAAGACCAGATCGCCACTGTCACGATCAATCGCCCCCAGGTCCTCAACGCCCTCAGCATTCAGGTCTTTACCGATCTCGAGCACGTCTTTACTCAACTTGCCAAAGATCCTGATGTTCGCGTCATCCTTCTCACTGGAGCGGGTGAAAAAGCATTTGCTGCAGGTGCCGATATCAAGGAGCTGGTCGAGACCACTCGCATCACTGGCCAGTCTCTCTCGCGTCGCGGCCATCGCATCTTCCGTCAGATCGAGACTTGCGGAAAGCCTGTCCTCGCCCTCATCAACGGCTTCGCTCTCGGTGGAGGCTGCGAGCTTGCCCTTGCTTGCACCCTGCGCATCGCTGCAGATTCTGCAAAACTCGGTCAGCCGGAAGCTCGCCTCGGGCTCATCCCCGGCTACGGCGGAACGCAACGCCTTCCCCGCCTTATCGGTCAGTCAGCCGCCTTGAAACTCCTCCTCACTGGAGAACGAATCGACGCTGCCGAAGCACTCCGGCTTGGATTAGTCGACGAAGTCGTTCCTTTGGCAGAGCTCTACCTCCGTGGCCAGCAGCTTGCCAGCTCCATCCTCGCCATGGCCCCACTCGCTGTCGCTGGATGCCTCGAAGCCGTATACAAAGGAGCCGACCGCGACCTCGACTCCGCTCTCGGCATCGAGAGCCGAATCTTCGGCCGACTGTCTGCCACCGCAGACAAAGCAGAAGGAATCCGCGCCTTCCTTGAAAAACACACCCCCATCTGGACCGGGAAATAG